GAGTTCTTTTTTAATGATCTTAAGGTCTTCTTCAGGTAACATTGCCTTGCCTCTGATTCTTAAGCCTCTCTGGATATGCCGAAGCTTCAGATTTTCTTATAAGTTCCCTGATACTTCAGGGTTTGATTAGTGTTACAACAGATTAAACAGACTATGCGGACATAAAGGGATAGGGATTAGATAAATATTTCTTCAGGCCGGGCAGGAAAATTTTCCCAGGAATAGGTGACTGTAAACACTTTACCTGAGTATTTAATTCGGAAAGGGGAAAGCTCTTCTTCCCCTGCAGAGGAAAAATCCTATCTTTTACGGGATATGTATTCCGGTTTAAAAAGGCTGCAGATTAATTACAGGCAAAAACCGAAAAGTATGCAAGGGACCCGCAGGTAAAAAAAAGTAAATTTGAATTGGAAATTTTTAAAATAGGGATTGATGAAAATTAGATTTGCTGGACCATTTTTTCTATCTTTGTTCCGGTCTCAGTCAGGAAGTAAATCTCTTCTTTTTTTGAGATAAGGTTTTTTTCCTCGAGTTCCTCGAGAGTCTTTGCTATGGTGGGATATACCACCCGAAGAGTTTTTGAAATACGTTTCCCTTCCATTTCCCCTTTTGAGGCGAGCAGAGAGAGCACTTTTTGCCTCACGCTGTTTCCATTTACAAAACCTATTAACTCGTTCACAGGGTACCTCCCGATATGTCTGGTTTTTAGTGTTATTATATAGACATATTTATATATGTGATGTACATAAATATGTGGCTATACAGATTATATAAAAAGATGGGGTTCAAGATATATTTAGCTTTTTGCTGGCTGAAAAATGCTTTTTCTGGCAAAAGCACAAATTATCTGGGACTTATTGTTCAGGGTAAGAACAGGGTCTTTCCGTATTTTTTATTCTTGAAGCTACTTATACCTGAATTTTTCAGTTTCCTGTAGATCGCTTCCATCCCCTATGTAATCATGTTAAATTATATTAACTCAGATATGTGAATCGTTTTAGATCTCTGTGGATTATTTACTTATAATACAAAGAATAAAAAAATATAGAGCCCTGGTTGGCTTTTTATATTATTGAGGGTTTTTGTGTATAGCAGAAATTCAGTATAAAGTGCCTGAAAAATACCATTAGGCTTTAATATCATCATTGATAAGTACTTTATATCTATTTAGATATTTTCGGATGTAAATTACATATACAATGATTACAAATTTGGAGGACATACTAACAAATGAGCAGCGGAATGTGCCCGGTATGCGGGCTTCCAAAAGAACTTTGCATATGCGAAGAGGTTGCAAAAGAGCAACAGAGAATAACTGTTAAAGTTAACAGAAGAAGATATGGTAAGGAAGTCACTGTCGTAGAAGGTTTTGATGCTAGTGAAATT
This window of the Methanosarcina mazei S-6 genome carries:
- the yciH gene encoding stress response translation initiation inhibitor YciH encodes the protein MSSGMCPVCGLPKELCICEEVAKEQQRITVKVNRRRYGKEVTVVEGFDASEIDLHELSTYLKSKFACGGTVKGNTVELQGNHLTRMKEVLMEKGFSAEQIKN
- a CDS encoding winged helix-turn-helix domain-containing protein; this encodes MNELIGFVNGNSVRQKVLSLLASKGEMEGKRISKTLRVVYPTIAKTLEELEEKNLISKKEEIYFLTETGTKIEKMVQQI